The Setaria italica strain Yugu1 unplaced genomic scaffold, Setaria_italica_v2.0 scaffold_52, whole genome shotgun sequence genomic interval AACAACAACAAGGAAGCNNNNNNNNNNNNNNNNNNNNNNNNNNNNNNNNNNNNNNNNNNNNNNNNNNNNNNNNNNNNNNNNNNNNNNNNNNNNNNNNNNNNNNNNNNNNNNNNNNNNGTCAAAATTAATGGGAAATATGTGAAGTGATTACTGGGTGGTTGTTAAGCAGACTTGTCTACCAGCAAAGCGGGTTTCACTCTGTTGCCTTCTGAGGTATATGCCTCTACCGTCAATCATGTTATTATCAGATTTTACATCCCTCGGTGTCATGTGAAAATAAGCTGTCCCATTGCTGCTTTGCAGGCATTCAAGCTGCTGTACGTTCCAGTGTTCCACTACTAAATCTCATACAACTACGTGCTGTTCAACAAAGCATCCACACATCCCTGTTTCTTGCAGATCACCCATTGCAGGGCTCATGTTTGCCAGACAGGAGGCCCAACGCCCAAGGTGTGCTTCTTTTTACTCATAACCATCAAAAATAGAATTGTTTCGCTTCTCGAACCTCGTCGTCACTGGCCATAAGCTGCCGAATGTTAATAGTTTTGCTGTCATGTGAACTGAAAACAGTCTGTTTTGTACTTCTATTCTATGCTATTCATCTCATCTTGCAATCTGAACGCTCAAAGGCCTaatgtttttattttcttaactaCAGATCGAAGGGAGGGGGGCCTATCCatacaaaagaaaaatgctctGCAAGTACAGCGACGCACCCTCAGGCTCTAATCCTCTCTCGTGTATCAACAAACGAGGCCAATACGATGGAACTGAACCTGAGCCAACTCATATCTTGCCCTGACAGAATCCACACTGTGCTAGCGAGCTGACAGCTAATCTGCATAAATTTGAAcctgtgtgtgtgcgtgtgatATGTTACCTTACGAGTAATTAGTTCATTTTGCTTTTTATTTTGGGTCTGAGGAAGGCAAAGTGGCAAACATGTCCTTCAGATTGTAATTGTATCTTCACATTATATTGCCCCTCCTCTGGAACCGTTCTGCAAGTAGTCGCGTGCTAACTGTACCGAATGAATGCATGAATTCAGTAGTCAACTCGGCTATGCTCAAGTTATTGTGGACTTACAAGGGACACTGTTTCCATGAAGCTTGGTGCTTACAGACCTGCACAACTCATCAGCTAAGAAAACAACAATTCTCACCCATGGTAAGAAGTATATAGGCCAAAAGTTACCTGAAGGAACCCAGGGAATCATTAGATAAGACAAGACAACAGCAACGGCTCTTCGTTCCAATTTGCACCTCATCCTTTCTAAGCAATGGTGTTGCATCGATCAGTGAAAACTGAAAGCATGAAAGCCTTTGTTGCACGACTAATTTATCAGAAATTTCAACAGTGCTCAGCGCTTTTTACTGGCATTTCGCACCTCGAGAGGCTTCCTGAAATTCCAACAGCAGACCATAAATTCTAAAGTTACCAGATTATAACCGACAGATTCACAGATTTGTGATAGGCAACAGAGCAGAACAGGCGTATCTGAGGGGGCAATTTTCACAAAGCATGCATCAACAATAAACACGGGTTTGCATGTCCACTGAAACTTATCTCAAAGCTCATCTATCCAAAATGATAAATAAATTCATCAATAGCCATCACCAAACAAAGATACTGCATTGTTAACTTTAATACCACACTTAATGTCATGCACAACTCGTTGATAATCAACTACATAAAAGAGCTGCACCGGAACAACTGTACTACTACAAAGAACACAGACACTAGGCCTAGCCACCTTCATTAATCAACTACTATAAACGCCCCAGTACCTTCCGGCTTCCGCCTGCAACTTATATATACATGTCTCCATCTGTGCTATCAGATACTCACAAAGCCCATCTATTATCTACTAACTATGTTAACTACTAAAACGAAGCAGACACCCACATCTCAGAAAAACAGCTTACAGAATACCTGCAATTCCTCTAACTCTACTCAAATCACCCAAGAACAAGAACTCACACTATCCAACCCTTAATCCTATGGTTACAACGACCTCCCCTAAGCCAAAGAGTGAGCATTCCCAGCTCCTGAGGCACTGTCCCCTGAGCTCCCTGAATCTGAACCTGTAAACGAATGCAAATCAATGTCAAAACTCAGTTCATGAAGTTGGAATTTTTTTAAGTACAAAATGGTGGCTTGATCATACCACTGGATGATGAGGATCCACTGCCAGAAGCACCAGAGCCACTTGCAACTTCAGCATCCTTCTCGATCTCCATTGACTGGTAAGTGGCTGTTGGCATCTCATCCCCAATATCTACATACTCATCAACTTGCTCGGCCAATGTAGTGGTCTTCGTAGGGTTCTCACTCTCCTGTAAGCAACACAAAACAACAGACTAGCATGAGATCCCAATTCATTCAATGACTAGCTTAaaccaaaaaaacaaaacctCATGCTCCAATAGTCATTACCGCATCATCATTGCCAACCAATGTAGCCACACCATTCACTGGTGCAATGTCATCCTCAGCCCCAGCAGCACTTGCGACATCAGCAGTGCCTCCATTCACCATTGCAGCTCGCTTACTCTTCTTGAGGGCCTTGTTGAAGTTGGTGACGAATCGATCAAGCTCCCACTGTGTCTCAACATCCATCTCATCAATATCCAGCTCAATCTCATCCCCAAGCATCTCTTGATTGCTGTTCCTCTTGCGCACAATCTGCAGCACATTATGCATCTTCTCTTCAGGCAAGCTCTCGAGCCCCAGCCTCAGCAAGTTCTTCTCCTCCAGGCTCATCTCCCTCTTGTTAGGCTCCCTCGCCTTCGGCTTCCGCATCTTCACGTTCCCAGTCCTCGGCTTCACCTTCGCCTCAACAGTCGGTGGAGGTGGCAATTCGGCTGGCACTGGCTTTGGCGGCTCAAGGCGCTTGCACTCTTCCTCGAACCAATCGACCGCCGCTTTGTACATCTTCTCGAAGGACGCGAGGAGGGCGCCAGCGAACGTGTGGACCTCGTGCCCGACCGGGTTGTACCGGAGCGCGTTGGAGAAGGTGAGGCGGACGTCGCCCGCGAAGGCGTCGTGCGAGGCGTACCTCCCGGCGGCGAGGTTCTCCTTGACGGTGCCGAGGTCCATGGGGCTCTTGATGACGGTGTGGTAATCGTGGAGGCCGAGGCGCTCC includes:
- the LOC101784343 gene encoding transcription factor GTE7; translation: MASALLAGRSGAHHHSWGEGRAPLAPIPPNPSPNHPPHPPRGDGPKARAAAAASPAAGYVTFRPGSLGHREARALRDRLAGELGQVRALLSRIDTWQVRQQGHPPRRELLPAPPAKLWGAMRKRCGQILTKLRKDKRSVWFNAPVEVERLGLHDYHTVIKSPMDLGTVKENLAAGRYASHDAFAGDVRLTFSNALRYNPVGHEVHTFAGALLASFEKMYKAAVDWFEEECKRLEPPKPVPAELPPPPTVEAKVKPRTGNVKMRKPKAREPNKREMSLEEKNLLRLGLESLPEEKMHNVLQIVRKRNSNQEMLGDEIELDIDEMDVETQWELDRFVTNFNKALKKSKRAAMVNGGTADVASAAGAEDDIAPVNGVATLVGNDDAESENPTKTTTLAEQVDEYVDIGDEMPTATYQSMEIEKDAEVASGSGASGSGSSSSSGSDSGSSGDSASGAGNAHSLA